In Arthrobacter sp. CDRTa11, one DNA window encodes the following:
- the trxA gene encoding thioredoxin has protein sequence METIDITQQSFGQTLENNEIVFVDFWAAWCGPCRMFAPTYGAAAERHPDITFAKVDTEAEQALAAAASITSIPTLMAFKDKTLVFSQPGALNATGLEEVIQAVKNLDMDKLRADAAQQQP, from the coding sequence ATGGAAACCATCGACATTACCCAACAGAGCTTCGGCCAGACCCTGGAGAACAACGAGATCGTCTTCGTGGATTTCTGGGCGGCCTGGTGCGGTCCCTGCCGTATGTTCGCCCCCACCTACGGAGCCGCCGCTGAGAGGCACCCGGATATCACCTTCGCCAAGGTCGACACCGAAGCAGAACAGGCCCTCGCCGCAGCCGCAAGCATCACCTCCATCCCGACCCTGATGGCCTTCAAGGACAAAACACTGGTGTTCTCCCAGCCCGGAGCCCTTAATGCCACCGGACTCGAGGAAGTCATCCAGGCCGTGAAAAACCTGGACATGGACAAGCTCCGCGCCGACGCCGCACAGCAACAGCCCTAA
- a CDS encoding VOC family protein produces MPTTKKLQLWELRAEFALRLATLYGNEVPAYNTLVDVSREVNEDFIRRNGNDAERLGSIQRVTAERHGAIRVGSARELAQVARVFSGFGMYPVGFYDLRDASKSSVPVVSTAFRPIDPDELAKNPFRVFTSMLAHDDRRFFDAETEKQLEAFIDARTLFSEELLELADKASAQKDLAPEDAARLLDLATAAFELSQEPVDHDWYFKLERISAVAADIGGVPSTHINHLTPRVLDIDDLYARMEARGIAMIDEIQGPPNWEGPDVLLRQTSFRALAEERSFRHQDGEVRPGSLRVRFGEVEQRGIALTELGRDLYDRMVADVDSLLAAGPAGTTRVEVAAQVWRKNLPASEQELALQGLAYFTYRVADAGHAPHKQTASLRELVEGGVLVPEPIVYEDFLPRSAAGIFQSNLTDDGSRDDGQLGTPYDIDRLSEVLGTRIFDPNELYSAEQTASIEAAGRQLGITITDLPPSASKA; encoded by the coding sequence ATGCCAACAACAAAGAAGCTTCAGCTGTGGGAACTGCGGGCTGAATTCGCCCTGCGACTGGCGACGCTTTACGGGAACGAAGTTCCCGCCTACAACACCCTCGTTGACGTCTCCCGGGAGGTCAACGAGGACTTCATTCGCCGCAACGGGAACGACGCCGAGCGGCTGGGCAGCATCCAGCGTGTCACCGCCGAACGCCACGGGGCCATCCGCGTGGGTTCAGCGCGGGAACTCGCCCAGGTTGCGCGGGTTTTTTCCGGCTTCGGCATGTATCCGGTGGGTTTCTACGACCTGCGGGATGCCTCAAAGAGTTCAGTCCCCGTGGTGTCCACCGCATTTCGTCCGATCGATCCAGACGAGCTGGCCAAGAACCCGTTCCGTGTGTTCACCTCCATGCTGGCCCACGACGACCGCCGCTTTTTTGATGCGGAAACAGAAAAGCAGCTCGAAGCCTTTATCGACGCGCGAACGCTGTTCAGCGAGGAACTCCTTGAGCTGGCGGACAAGGCCAGCGCGCAGAAGGACCTGGCACCGGAAGACGCCGCCCGCCTGCTGGACCTGGCTACTGCCGCCTTTGAACTGTCCCAGGAGCCGGTTGACCACGACTGGTACTTCAAGCTCGAACGGATCTCGGCCGTGGCCGCGGATATTGGTGGCGTCCCCTCCACCCACATCAACCACCTGACGCCGCGCGTGCTGGACATTGATGACCTTTACGCCCGGATGGAAGCCCGCGGAATCGCGATGATCGACGAAATCCAGGGCCCGCCGAACTGGGAAGGCCCCGACGTCCTGCTCCGCCAGACATCCTTCCGAGCCCTCGCCGAGGAACGGAGCTTCCGCCATCAGGACGGCGAAGTCCGCCCGGGCTCTCTTCGCGTCCGGTTTGGGGAAGTGGAACAGCGCGGGATCGCCCTGACCGAGCTTGGCAGGGACCTCTACGACAGGATGGTGGCCGACGTCGATAGCCTGCTGGCCGCAGGCCCGGCCGGAACCACCCGCGTGGAGGTAGCAGCGCAGGTCTGGCGGAAGAACCTTCCGGCCAGCGAGCAGGAACTTGCCCTCCAGGGACTGGCCTATTTCACCTATCGTGTGGCGGACGCCGGGCATGCCCCCCACAAGCAGACTGCCTCGCTGCGTGAACTGGTCGAGGGCGGCGTCCTTGTCCCGGAACCAATCGTCTACGAAGACTTCCTGCCCCGGTCCGCCGCCGGAATCTTCCAATCAAACCTCACCGACGACGGCTCACGCGACGACGGGCAGCTCGGCACTCCTTACGACATCGACCGGCTCTCGGAAGTGCTCGGAACCAGGATTTTCGACCCTAACGAGCTCTACTCAGCAGAACAGACCGCCTCAATCGAGGCAGCCGGGCGCCAGCTCGGCATCACCATCACCGACCTCCCCCCGTCAGCATCCAAAGCCTAA
- a CDS encoding glycogen debranching N-terminal domain-containing protein, translating into MAGWNNDTAAGPLGAGTVTLVEGTSFCISLPNGDIREGSAHGVFLQDTRMVSGWHLTIDGQSLEPLASETQEPYRALFVGRVIRVDEYADSPLIVERLREVDAGVTERITVWNYSLKPAVCEVSLSIACDFADLFEVKEARTPRRWDEIRQPDNESLVIRGAWRDARKAVIFKAPGAKIESEGLSFRVEIAPHTCWNTTVRIAPLLDEATSSSSSRNLADTREVSPSDRRRQEWVAKIPVLQIGNRSIERILRRSYDDLGALRIEDPHHQNRVVVAAGAPWFMTLFGRDSLWASLMALPVDPSLALGTLQTLADRQGSQVDAVSEEEPGKILHEVRLDISSGLSLGGKSTYYGSIDATPLFVMLLGAVSRWGFAADTITNLLPHADRALEWVRRHGDRDGDGFVEYERLNDQGLINQGWKDSWDGINFADGTLAEPPIALCEVQAYVYTAYLARAWMAYDAGETNLGDDLSARADDLKKRFNEKFWIPERGYYAIALDGNKRQVDACASNMGHCLWLGLVDEDKAPTVVERLMSAEMFSGWGIRTLASDMGAYNPASYHNGSVWPHDNAIIVAGLVRYGFISEAQRVATALLEAADYCDGRLPELFCGFERDRFKEPIPYPTACSPQAWAATAPILLITSLMQYDTHVSRGGLWMDPVLPESYGDLHISNAPMSDSRLTIDIVNGLPSIQGLPSGMTFHRGHRPWLTELVEQAKRSTSA; encoded by the coding sequence ATGGCTGGATGGAACAATGACACCGCCGCCGGGCCATTGGGTGCCGGAACTGTAACCTTGGTGGAAGGAACGTCCTTCTGTATCTCCTTGCCGAATGGCGACATCCGTGAAGGATCCGCACATGGAGTCTTCCTTCAGGACACACGGATGGTTTCGGGGTGGCATCTCACGATTGACGGCCAATCACTGGAGCCGTTAGCGTCCGAGACACAGGAGCCCTATAGGGCACTCTTCGTCGGGCGGGTCATTCGAGTCGATGAGTATGCTGACAGCCCACTAATCGTTGAACGACTGCGGGAAGTAGACGCCGGGGTAACAGAGCGCATCACGGTGTGGAATTACTCCCTCAAGCCGGCGGTATGCGAGGTTTCGTTGAGCATTGCCTGCGATTTTGCAGACCTCTTCGAGGTGAAGGAGGCACGCACTCCTCGAAGATGGGATGAGATCCGCCAGCCTGATAATGAGTCGCTCGTCATCCGCGGGGCATGGCGCGACGCGCGGAAGGCTGTGATCTTCAAGGCTCCGGGCGCAAAGATCGAATCAGAAGGCTTGTCATTCCGGGTCGAAATCGCACCGCATACCTGCTGGAACACAACAGTCAGGATCGCTCCGCTCCTGGATGAGGCCACGTCGTCCAGCTCCTCGAGGAATCTGGCAGACACCCGAGAGGTGTCACCGAGCGACCGCCGTCGGCAGGAATGGGTCGCTAAGATTCCGGTGCTGCAAATCGGCAACCGCTCCATAGAACGAATACTTCGGCGCAGCTACGACGACCTCGGCGCCCTCCGCATAGAGGATCCGCACCATCAAAACCGGGTCGTCGTAGCCGCTGGCGCACCGTGGTTCATGACTCTGTTCGGCAGAGATTCGCTCTGGGCCTCGCTTATGGCCCTCCCCGTAGACCCTTCCTTAGCTTTGGGGACACTACAGACGTTGGCTGATCGGCAGGGCAGCCAAGTCGACGCGGTCAGCGAAGAAGAACCGGGCAAGATCCTCCACGAAGTCAGGCTGGACATCTCCAGTGGTCTTTCCCTCGGCGGCAAGTCCACCTATTACGGCAGCATAGATGCCACGCCCCTGTTCGTCATGCTCCTAGGAGCAGTGAGCCGCTGGGGATTCGCTGCAGATACCATCACCAACCTCCTTCCACACGCCGACCGCGCACTGGAATGGGTGCGTCGGCATGGAGATAGGGATGGAGATGGGTTCGTCGAATATGAGCGGCTGAACGATCAAGGACTTATCAATCAAGGCTGGAAAGACTCTTGGGATGGAATCAATTTTGCAGACGGTACCCTAGCCGAACCTCCAATTGCACTCTGTGAAGTTCAGGCCTACGTCTACACCGCCTACCTTGCGCGCGCCTGGATGGCATACGACGCCGGGGAAACAAACCTGGGAGATGACCTTTCTGCCCGCGCAGATGACTTGAAAAAGCGCTTCAACGAAAAATTCTGGATACCCGAACGGGGCTATTATGCCATCGCCCTTGATGGCAATAAGCGGCAGGTAGACGCCTGCGCGTCCAACATGGGCCACTGCCTGTGGCTTGGCCTTGTGGATGAAGACAAGGCACCAACGGTGGTAGAACGGCTGATGTCTGCGGAGATGTTCAGCGGATGGGGTATTCGGACACTCGCGAGCGATATGGGTGCATACAACCCCGCAAGCTACCACAATGGCTCGGTTTGGCCACACGATAATGCCATCATCGTGGCAGGGCTGGTTCGCTACGGCTTCATTTCCGAAGCCCAACGAGTTGCAACGGCACTGCTCGAGGCGGCCGATTATTGCGATGGTCGCCTCCCGGAACTCTTCTGCGGTTTCGAACGCGACAGATTCAAGGAACCGATTCCCTATCCCACCGCCTGCTCGCCGCAGGCTTGGGCCGCGACTGCTCCGATCCTGCTTATCACAAGCTTGATGCAGTACGACACGCACGTTTCACGCGGCGGTCTATGGATGGATCCCGTGCTCCCGGAATCCTATGGCGACCTTCACATCAGCAATGCCCCCATGAGTGACAGTCGCCTCACCATTGACATTGTCAACGGGCTGCCGTCCATCCAGGGGCTGCCCAGCGGGATGACATTTCATCGCGGCCACCGCCCCTGGTTAACTGAACTGGTAGAGCAAGCTAAGCGAAGCACATCTGCTTAG
- a CDS encoding NAD(P)/FAD-dependent oxidoreductase: MDNVVKLATTPAGALPAAGEVVIIGGGIMGTSIAYHLAEAGVKDVVLIERNVLGSGSSAKPLGGVRATFSDPGNIRLGQRSLEAYERFNAKFRTDIGLRQVGYLFLCRNEAELGQVEESTHIQNRLGGSSRMVSPEEAYRINPFLDPAALLAASYSPRDGFAQPSKVVQAYAEAAQELGVTICQEIEVLDIDAAGGTVRAVHTNRGSIRTSTVICTAGAWSTRLGAMAGVHLPIEPVRRQIGMTRQISKPLPTVPFTLDLSTTLYFHNYLNGMLLGISNQDQEPGFCREFDYQWLPAFNRAAEIVAPSLANQELEVGWAGLYENTPDHNAMIGSSDTVDGFMYATGFSGHGFLQGPAVGELVRDMYLGRESFMDPEQFSAARFVGELSQVREVHII; encoded by the coding sequence GTGGATAACGTAGTAAAGCTGGCGACGACGCCAGCCGGGGCCTTGCCTGCCGCTGGTGAGGTGGTCATCATCGGTGGGGGCATCATGGGCACCAGCATTGCCTACCATTTGGCCGAGGCGGGTGTAAAGGACGTTGTCCTGATCGAGCGGAACGTCCTGGGATCGGGATCTTCTGCCAAGCCGTTGGGCGGCGTCCGTGCCACGTTCTCTGATCCGGGCAACATCAGGCTTGGGCAGCGCAGCCTGGAGGCCTACGAGCGGTTCAATGCGAAGTTCCGGACTGACATCGGCCTCCGGCAGGTGGGCTATCTCTTCCTGTGCCGGAACGAAGCGGAGCTCGGCCAGGTTGAGGAGAGCACTCATATTCAGAACCGGCTGGGCGGTTCCAGCAGGATGGTGTCACCGGAGGAGGCGTACCGGATCAACCCTTTCCTTGATCCGGCAGCACTCCTGGCGGCGTCCTACTCTCCAAGGGACGGTTTCGCCCAGCCATCCAAGGTAGTCCAGGCCTACGCCGAGGCAGCGCAGGAACTCGGCGTGACCATTTGCCAGGAAATAGAAGTCCTGGACATCGACGCTGCCGGTGGCACCGTCCGGGCGGTTCATACCAACCGTGGATCGATCCGTACCTCCACTGTTATCTGCACGGCGGGTGCCTGGTCGACAAGGCTCGGGGCGATGGCCGGTGTTCATCTGCCAATAGAACCTGTCCGCCGCCAGATCGGCATGACCCGCCAGATATCCAAGCCCTTGCCCACTGTTCCCTTCACCCTCGACCTGTCCACCACCCTGTACTTCCACAACTACCTGAACGGGATGCTTTTGGGCATTTCCAATCAGGACCAGGAACCGGGCTTCTGCCGCGAATTTGATTACCAGTGGCTGCCAGCTTTCAACCGCGCTGCGGAAATCGTCGCGCCGTCCCTGGCCAACCAAGAGCTGGAAGTCGGCTGGGCCGGACTGTACGAAAACACGCCTGATCACAACGCAATGATCGGTTCTTCAGACACGGTTGACGGCTTTATGTATGCCACGGGCTTTTCCGGCCACGGCTTCCTCCAGGGACCCGCTGTCGGCGAGCTGGTCCGGGACATGTACCTGGGCAGGGAATCCTTCATGGATCCGGAACAGTTCAGCGCCGCGAGGTTCGTCGGCGAGCTCTCCCAGGTGAGGGAAGTCCACATCATCTGA
- a CDS encoding MBL fold metallo-hydrolase: MLIERIYDEDLAQASYLIGCQANGTAVVVDSRRDIAVYQELAEKNGMKIVAVTETHIHADYLSGTRELAATTGAKIYVSGEGGPDWQYEFDAERLYDGDKITIGNISIQALHTPGHTPEHLSFLVTDGAFSDRPGYLLSGDFVFSGDLGRPDLLDEAAGGTDTRFDGARQLFASLRDKFLILPDYVQVHPAHGAGSACGKALGAIPSSTVGYERLYSWWGPYLAANDEQGFIDELLDGQPDAHAYFGRMKRENREGPAVMGKRTPLPELAAGIVAAGLAADTLTFIDTRPNSEVHGGSVTRSLNVPAGKSVASYGAWVVNPETDKNPLVLLAQDQEAAQDIWDHLVRVGIDNVAGYVTSIEGLPTFTPKLIQPKELDKFDPAAVLDVRNKTEHTAGHIPGSYQLSGGRLMWHLDELPAEGAIVTYCQSGVRNSVAASALRRAGYDVVELDGSYAGWSAWRNSVPAA, translated from the coding sequence ATGCTTATCGAGCGCATTTACGACGAAGACCTCGCCCAGGCCAGCTACCTGATCGGCTGCCAGGCCAACGGCACCGCCGTTGTTGTTGACAGCCGCCGCGACATCGCGGTCTACCAGGAACTGGCTGAGAAGAACGGCATGAAAATCGTGGCCGTCACCGAAACCCACATCCACGCCGACTACCTCTCCGGCACCCGCGAACTCGCAGCAACCACCGGCGCGAAGATCTACGTCTCCGGCGAGGGCGGACCGGACTGGCAGTACGAATTCGACGCCGAACGCCTCTATGACGGCGATAAGATCACCATCGGCAACATCAGCATCCAGGCCCTGCACACCCCGGGCCACACCCCCGAGCACCTGTCCTTCCTGGTCACCGACGGCGCCTTCAGCGACCGGCCCGGCTACCTGCTCTCGGGTGACTTCGTTTTCTCCGGCGACCTGGGCCGGCCGGACCTGCTGGACGAGGCAGCGGGCGGCACCGACACCCGCTTCGACGGCGCCAGGCAGCTCTTCGCCAGCCTCCGGGACAAGTTTCTCATCCTTCCCGACTACGTCCAGGTCCACCCCGCCCACGGCGCAGGCAGCGCCTGCGGCAAGGCCCTCGGCGCCATCCCGTCCTCCACGGTTGGCTACGAGCGGCTCTACTCCTGGTGGGGCCCCTACCTCGCCGCCAACGACGAGCAGGGCTTCATCGACGAACTCCTCGACGGCCAGCCCGACGCCCACGCCTACTTCGGCCGAATGAAACGCGAAAACCGTGAAGGCCCTGCAGTCATGGGCAAGCGCACACCACTGCCCGAACTCGCAGCCGGCATAGTTGCTGCAGGCCTGGCGGCGGACACCCTGACCTTCATCGACACCCGCCCCAACAGCGAGGTCCACGGAGGCAGCGTAACCCGATCCCTGAATGTACCGGCCGGCAAGTCAGTGGCCAGCTACGGGGCCTGGGTAGTTAACCCGGAAACGGACAAGAACCCGCTGGTGCTGCTGGCCCAGGACCAGGAAGCCGCGCAGGACATATGGGACCACTTGGTGAGAGTGGGAATTGACAACGTCGCCGGCTACGTCACCAGCATCGAAGGGCTCCCCACCTTCACACCGAAGCTGATCCAGCCCAAGGAACTCGACAAATTCGATCCCGCCGCGGTGCTGGATGTCCGCAACAAAACCGAGCACACCGCCGGGCACATCCCGGGCTCGTACCAGCTCAGTGGCGGCCGCCTGATGTGGCACCTCGACGAACTGCCCGCCGAAGGAGCTATTGTGACCTACTGCCAGTCCGGGGTACGGAACTCGGTTGCGGCCAGCGCCCTGCGCCGGGCGGGGTACGACGTGGTCGAACTCGACGGCAGCTACGCCGGCTGGAGCGCTTGGCGGAACTCCGTTCCCGCAGCCTAA
- a CDS encoding sulfite exporter TauE/SafE family protein, with translation MTATLVLVLSLSVVIGLSLGVLGGGGSILTVPILVYVAGFDAKEAIAASLFVVGVTSAVSVLSHARGGRVRWRTGLIFGAAGMAGAFVGGLLGGQIPGEVLLIAFAIMMVGTSVAMLRGRKIKNDDGGAPAQHELPLARVLLDGAVVGLITGLVGAGGGFLVVPALALLGGLPMSVAVGTSLVVIAMKSFAGLAGYLSTVQLDWGITLGVTAAAIVGTLAGAKLAGRIPEAALRKAFGWFVMAMGTFVLIQQAPADLRWFIAAGIAALTAATAGICWFFISSCPLRNRSGRRSSVPSPA, from the coding sequence ATGACCGCCACCCTGGTCCTGGTCCTTTCCCTCTCGGTGGTCATCGGGCTCTCGCTCGGCGTCCTGGGCGGAGGCGGGTCCATCCTGACTGTCCCGATTCTGGTCTACGTCGCCGGGTTCGACGCGAAGGAAGCCATCGCAGCATCGCTTTTCGTCGTGGGCGTGACTTCGGCGGTGAGCGTGCTCAGCCACGCTCGCGGCGGCAGGGTGAGGTGGCGGACCGGCCTGATCTTCGGCGCGGCGGGCATGGCCGGCGCATTCGTCGGCGGGCTGCTCGGCGGACAGATCCCCGGCGAGGTCCTGCTCATCGCCTTTGCCATTATGATGGTGGGGACCTCCGTGGCCATGCTTCGCGGACGGAAAATAAAGAACGACGACGGAGGCGCGCCAGCCCAGCACGAGCTACCCCTTGCCAGGGTGCTGCTGGACGGGGCAGTCGTCGGGCTCATCACGGGCCTGGTCGGCGCAGGCGGAGGATTCCTCGTGGTCCCGGCCCTGGCACTCCTGGGCGGCCTGCCGATGTCCGTCGCCGTGGGCACCTCCCTGGTGGTCATCGCGATGAAGTCCTTCGCGGGGCTCGCCGGATACCTCTCCACCGTCCAGCTGGACTGGGGCATCACCCTCGGCGTGACCGCCGCCGCCATTGTGGGCACCCTTGCCGGTGCCAAGCTGGCAGGTCGCATCCCGGAAGCCGCATTGCGCAAAGCCTTCGGCTGGTTCGTCATGGCCATGGGAACCTTCGTCCTCATCCAGCAGGCCCCGGCCGACCTGCGCTGGTTCATAGCCGCCGGAATCGCAGCTCTCACCGCAGCCACCGCCGGAATCTGCTGGTTCTTCATCAGTTCCTGCCCCCTGCGCAACCGCAGCGGCCGCCGCAGCAGCGTCCCCTCACCTGCCTGA
- a CDS encoding rhodanese-like domain-containing protein, with protein sequence MTSPSTAPAVTALAPETLRTWIDQRQDLVVIDVRSAAEFESMHIRGSYNVPLPLLSAHTDELAARLGSRVVLVCQSGARAEQARQHLAKSGIDGAYVLAGGPPGFAAAGGDVVKGAGRWALERQVRLAAGSLVVLGLAGGKFVSPKIRMLAGAIGAGLTFSAATNTCAMGQALSAMPWNKAAKEPTRESAILTLPVADTREEAKAS encoded by the coding sequence ATGACTTCCCCTTCCACGGCACCGGCCGTCACCGCCCTTGCTCCCGAAACCCTCCGGACCTGGATTGACCAGCGCCAGGACCTCGTGGTCATCGACGTGAGATCCGCCGCCGAATTCGAGTCCATGCACATTCGCGGCTCCTACAACGTCCCCCTGCCGCTGCTGTCCGCCCACACCGACGAGCTCGCCGCCCGCCTGGGCTCCCGCGTGGTCCTGGTCTGCCAGTCCGGAGCCCGCGCCGAGCAGGCCCGCCAGCACCTGGCCAAGTCTGGCATTGATGGCGCCTACGTCCTGGCCGGCGGCCCACCCGGCTTCGCTGCCGCCGGCGGAGACGTAGTGAAGGGTGCGGGCCGCTGGGCACTGGAGCGCCAGGTCCGCCTCGCCGCTGGTTCCCTGGTGGTCCTGGGCCTGGCCGGCGGCAAGTTCGTCTCCCCGAAGATACGCATGCTCGCCGGGGCCATAGGCGCCGGCCTCACCTTCTCCGCAGCCACCAATACGTGCGCCATGGGCCAGGCCCTCTCGGCAATGCCGTGGAACAAGGCAGCCAAGGAACCCACTCGCGAAAGCGCCATCCTGACCCTGCCTGTCGCTGACACCAGGGAGGAGGCCAAAGCCTCATGA
- a CDS encoding LysR family transcriptional regulator — MKWTFEQLKTFKVVADRGTMTAAAEALGFTPGAVSQQMAALQAAVPRPIFARDGRRVVLTDAGVTLLHHATTLLEAERKAEAALSGPQSEQRSVVTVGVFGSAAVSAMQPAIERLRATAPHVAIQAVEVDVEYMPQAIMSDQIEIALGLNYDDAPQPPLRGVVTEVLYREPFLMVLPPAAVPLTADKRALVEYANATEWVLPPIETYYGRACRFACARAGIEPRVQHTVTDTAVSIALAESGVGITLATTLMMGLRPTKSPIATLPGNSHRSIVAIARSAALEKDSVRAVRDALTQSFSPLASE; from the coding sequence ATGAAATGGACCTTCGAGCAGCTGAAGACTTTCAAGGTGGTTGCAGACCGGGGCACCATGACTGCAGCCGCCGAAGCTTTAGGGTTTACCCCTGGTGCAGTGTCACAACAAATGGCGGCGCTGCAGGCCGCCGTTCCGCGGCCCATCTTTGCCCGTGACGGGCGTCGGGTCGTTCTTACTGATGCGGGCGTGACCTTGCTGCATCACGCGACAACCCTTCTGGAGGCCGAACGGAAGGCTGAAGCTGCCCTCAGCGGTCCGCAGTCGGAACAGCGGTCAGTGGTTACAGTAGGTGTCTTCGGATCTGCCGCCGTGTCAGCCATGCAGCCCGCTATCGAGCGGCTGCGTGCAACCGCCCCCCATGTGGCCATTCAGGCGGTGGAAGTGGACGTCGAATACATGCCGCAGGCGATCATGTCTGACCAGATAGAGATTGCCCTTGGACTCAACTACGATGATGCACCACAGCCCCCGTTGCGGGGAGTGGTTACGGAAGTGCTTTATCGAGAGCCATTCCTGATGGTGCTTCCGCCAGCCGCTGTTCCACTCACCGCCGATAAGCGAGCCCTAGTGGAATACGCCAACGCAACCGAATGGGTTTTGCCCCCAATTGAAACGTACTACGGCAGGGCCTGCCGCTTTGCATGCGCACGGGCAGGCATCGAGCCACGAGTCCAGCACACGGTCACGGACACAGCCGTCTCCATTGCACTCGCCGAATCGGGAGTAGGAATCACCCTGGCAACTACCCTCATGATGGGACTGCGACCTACCAAGAGCCCCATTGCCACACTGCCAGGCAATTCACATCGCAGTATCGTGGCCATAGCTCGCTCTGCAGCGCTCGAAAAGGACAGCGTCCGAGCCGTCCGCGACGCACTCACACAGTCGTTCTCACCGCTGGCCTCTGAATAG
- a CDS encoding rhodanese-like domain-containing protein produces MSLIGSLKKAFSKPYKTVSVAEAKDLLSSGASLIDVRSAQEWRSGRAPQAKHIPLDRLQTNTAGINKNRPVIAMCQSGVRSASAARLLATQGYEAYTLRGGMSAWRQAGEPVR; encoded by the coding sequence ATGAGCCTCATCGGCTCCCTGAAGAAGGCCTTTAGCAAGCCCTACAAAACAGTCTCAGTCGCTGAGGCAAAGGACCTCCTGTCCTCGGGCGCCTCGCTGATCGACGTCCGCTCCGCGCAGGAATGGCGCTCCGGCCGGGCACCCCAGGCAAAACACATCCCGCTGGACCGGCTGCAGACCAACACCGCTGGAATCAACAAAAACCGCCCCGTGATCGCGATGTGCCAGTCCGGTGTCCGCTCCGCTTCAGCGGCCCGGCTCCTCGCTACCCAGGGTTACGAGGCCTACACCCTGCGCGGCGGCATGAGCGCCTGGCGCCAGGCCGGCGAACCCGTCCGCTAA
- a CDS encoding metal-sensitive transcriptional regulator, which yields MELNPSELTPVINRLKRAQGQLAAVTRMLEEGRDCKDVVTQLAAVSKALDRAGFAIIATGLEQCIVQKDATMDKKDLEKLFLSLA from the coding sequence TTGGAACTCAATCCCTCAGAACTGACGCCCGTGATCAACCGGCTCAAGCGCGCCCAGGGCCAGTTGGCCGCTGTCACCCGCATGCTTGAAGAAGGTCGAGACTGCAAGGACGTCGTCACGCAGCTCGCGGCCGTGTCCAAGGCGCTCGACCGGGCCGGATTCGCCATCATAGCCACAGGCCTGGAGCAGTGCATTGTCCAAAAGGACGCAACCATGGACAAGAAAGACCTGGAAAAGCTCTTCCTTTCCCTCGCTTGA
- a CDS encoding CGNR zinc finger domain-containing protein produces MKIPLPPAPGTGEHPCLALVNTIVTLPGGQRVDELDSPEKATAWLVTQELVPEGTGLLEYCQLQLTDLRGHLRDVLDSQTKGVAPDSLSLDGINHALTAVPNAAPLRYDPAEGLSRIPIHPLTQLVDHALANITEDAASLLTGPDAHRIAQCASTPCDRFLIRTHSRRQWCSERCGARQRANRAYARKHDKASAG; encoded by the coding sequence ATGAAGATCCCACTACCTCCCGCCCCAGGAACTGGCGAACACCCCTGCCTGGCGCTGGTCAACACCATCGTCACTCTTCCCGGCGGGCAACGGGTCGATGAACTCGACAGCCCGGAAAAAGCCACCGCATGGCTGGTAACGCAGGAACTCGTGCCCGAAGGCACCGGGCTGCTGGAATACTGCCAGCTACAACTCACCGACCTGCGGGGGCACCTCCGGGACGTCCTGGATTCGCAGACCAAGGGCGTCGCTCCGGACTCCTTATCCCTGGACGGCATCAATCATGCGCTGACCGCGGTGCCTAACGCAGCGCCGCTGCGTTACGACCCCGCCGAAGGGCTTTCCCGAATTCCGATCCATCCGCTAACACAACTGGTAGATCACGCCCTGGCGAATATCACCGAGGACGCCGCTTCCTTGTTGACGGGCCCGGATGCGCATCGCATCGCCCAGTGCGCTTCCACGCCCTGCGATCGATTTTTGATTCGGACCCACTCAAGGCGGCAGTGGTGCTCCGAACGATGCGGCGCCAGACAAAGAGCAAACCGCGCCTACGCCCGCAAACACGACAAGGCTTCGGCAGGATGA